In one window of Paraflavitalea soli DNA:
- the nadB gene encoding L-aspartate oxidase: MQTDFLVIGSGIAGLTFALKAAQQFPNKKVLVITKAQTDETNTKYAQGGIAGVTDFEKDSFDKHIEDTLIAGDGLCNKAVVEIVVKEGVDRIRDIIDWGARFDKEADGDFKLGKEGGHSEFRILHHKDVTGREMERALLDALAAYKNIEVIKHCFVVDLITQHHLGYLVTKATPDIECYGVYVLNRETNQIEKVLANITLLATGGNGQVYRSTTNPYIATGDGVAMVYRAKGRIENMEFIQFHPTALYEPGVRGQSFLITEAVRGDGGILRNKNGEAFMERYDERKDLAPRDIVARAIDSEMKITGTEHVFLDVRHISLEKFTEHFPNIYEKCKSLGIDVTRDLIPVAPAAHYSCGGIKTDEWGRTSIKNLYAAGECASTGLHGANRLASNSLLEAMVFSHRSFMDATQKIQTQTLTSTNGVPIPIGKALIPDWNATGTTQPKEMILITQSLKEVQQVMSDYVGIVRTNTRLERAMKRLDLLWAETESLYQTTTLSPQLCELRNMITVSYLIVKGANFRKESRGLHFNTDYPSKNPLVQNIVL, encoded by the coding sequence ATGCAAACAGACTTTTTAGTAATAGGCTCTGGTATTGCCGGTCTAACCTTTGCCCTTAAGGCTGCCCAGCAATTCCCCAACAAAAAGGTATTGGTGATCACCAAAGCGCAGACCGATGAAACCAATACCAAGTATGCCCAGGGAGGTATTGCCGGGGTAACAGATTTTGAAAAAGACAGTTTCGATAAACATATTGAGGATACCCTGATCGCAGGTGACGGCCTTTGTAACAAGGCGGTAGTAGAAATTGTGGTAAAAGAAGGAGTGGACCGCATCCGCGATATCATTGACTGGGGCGCCCGGTTTGACAAGGAAGCAGACGGTGATTTTAAGCTGGGCAAGGAAGGCGGCCATAGCGAGTTCCGTATCCTGCACCACAAAGATGTGACTGGCCGGGAAATGGAACGGGCCCTGCTCGATGCCCTGGCCGCCTACAAGAATATCGAAGTGATCAAGCATTGCTTTGTGGTAGACCTCATCACCCAGCACCACCTGGGCTACCTGGTCACCAAAGCCACACCCGACATTGAATGTTATGGCGTATATGTGCTGAACCGCGAGACCAACCAGATCGAAAAAGTACTGGCCAATATTACTTTGCTGGCTACCGGCGGAAACGGACAGGTATACCGCTCCACTACCAATCCTTATATTGCTACAGGCGATGGAGTTGCCATGGTATACCGGGCCAAAGGCCGCATCGAGAACATGGAATTCATCCAGTTTCACCCCACCGCCCTCTACGAGCCGGGTGTACGCGGACAATCATTCCTCATCACAGAAGCCGTACGCGGCGATGGTGGCATTTTGCGCAACAAGAATGGCGAAGCATTCATGGAACGGTACGACGAGCGGAAAGACCTGGCACCCCGGGATATAGTAGCCCGGGCCATTGATAGCGAAATGAAGATCACCGGTACAGAACATGTATTCCTCGATGTACGACATATATCCCTCGAAAAGTTCACCGAGCATTTCCCCAATATTTACGAGAAATGCAAATCCCTGGGTATTGATGTTACTAGGGACCTGATACCCGTGGCGCCGGCAGCACACTATAGCTGCGGTGGCATCAAAACAGACGAATGGGGCCGCACTTCCATTAAGAACCTGTATGCCGCCGGCGAATGCGCCAGTACCGGCCTGCATGGCGCCAACCGCCTTGCCAGCAATTCCTTACTGGAAGCCATGGTTTTCTCCCACCGCAGTTTCATGGATGCCACACAAAAGATACAGACCCAAACGCTCACCTCCACCAACGGAGTTCCGATTCCCATTGGGAAAGCTTTGATCCCCGATTGGAATGCCACCGGCACTACCCAACCCAAGGAAATGATCCTCATCACCCAAAGTCTGAAAGAAGTGCAGCAGGTGATGAGCGATTATGTAGGTATAGTACGCACCAATACACGTTTGGAACGCGCCATGAAAAGACTGGACCTCCTTTGGGCGGAAACAGAATCCTTGTACCAGACCACGACTTTATCGCCCCAGCTTTGCGAATTGCGCAATATGATCACCGTCAGCTACCTGATAGTTAAAGGCGCCAACTTTCGTAAAGAAAGCCGTGGCCTGCATTTCAATACAGATTATCCATCTAAAAACCCACTGGTACAAAATATTGTGCTGTAA
- a CDS encoding aldose 1-epimerase, whose product MSFTIDRYKTNDLSLLRLQDNATGAMVAILPAYGTLLHAFEIPLAGQRFNVIDNYASKEEAEQEITSSYKSARLSPFVCRIDGGKYRFEDHEFEFGRKFMDGTAIHGLLANRPFNLLQQFADDQSASASFRYHYQREDAGYPFDYICEVRYTLHPNRVLQVQTSLLNLEDGSIPIADGWHPYFTLGGSINDYELQFASHTMLEFNEHLIPTGQLLEEVSFWHPAQLKDRQLDNCFLLEVQEGAPCCQLRNPKNGLVLSIYTNAHYPYLQIYTPDHRKSIAIENLSGAPDCFNNGMGLTLLAPRHTATFNVWYQLSVE is encoded by the coding sequence ATGAGTTTTACTATTGACAGGTACAAGACAAACGACTTATCGTTATTGCGGCTGCAAGATAATGCAACGGGAGCAATGGTAGCTATTTTACCTGCTTATGGCACCCTGCTGCATGCCTTTGAAATTCCCCTGGCGGGACAAAGATTCAACGTCATTGACAACTATGCCAGTAAGGAGGAAGCTGAACAGGAAATTACCTCTTCTTACAAGAGCGCCCGGCTTTCGCCCTTTGTATGCCGGATTGACGGCGGCAAATACCGGTTTGAGGACCACGAATTTGAATTCGGCCGGAAGTTCATGGATGGTACCGCTATACACGGCCTGTTGGCCAACAGGCCTTTCAACCTCCTGCAGCAGTTTGCCGACGACCAGTCGGCCTCCGCCTCCTTCCGTTATCATTATCAGCGCGAAGATGCCGGTTACCCCTTTGATTATATTTGCGAGGTGCGTTATACCCTACATCCCAACAGGGTATTGCAGGTACAAACGTCCTTATTGAACCTGGAAGATGGCAGCATTCCCATTGCCGATGGCTGGCATCCCTATTTTACCCTGGGCGGCAGCATAAATGATTATGAGCTACAATTTGCCTCACATACCATGCTGGAATTCAATGAACACCTCATCCCAACCGGCCAACTCCTGGAAGAAGTCTCCTTTTGGCACCCCGCGCAGCTGAAGGACCGGCAACTGGACAATTGTTTCCTGCTGGAAGTGCAGGAAGGAGCGCCCTGCTGCCAGCTGCGCAATCCTAAAAATGGGCTGGTACTGTCAATCTACACCAATGCACATTATCCTTACCTGCAAATCTATACGCCCGACCACCGTAAGAGCATCGCCATTGAGAACCTGAGCGGTGCGCCGGATTGTTTTAACAATGGTATGGGGCTCACTTTGCTGGCGCCCCGTCATACTGCCACATTTAACGTATGGTACCAATTGAGTGTGGAATAA
- the galK gene encoding galactokinase: MIADQLRRQFQEKYNKHPLIIAAPGRVNLIGEHTDYNEGFVLPGAVDKKMYVAMAENNSDTVNVYASQFNETYSFPLQGIQPVDGWMNYLLGVTFHIQDRGKTLRGVDVIIDGDVPVGAGMSSSAALTSAYGFALNEIFGLGFSRMDLAFIGQKTEHTFVGVMCGIMDQFASLHGKKGHVMKLDCRSLEYEYIPFDFPDHNIVLVNSMVSHSLAGSEYNVRRQQCEEGVAILKKHYPGINSLRDVSLEVLGLHQHELSPIVYDRCWYVVSEKERLMKGCEALQKGDLTVFGQMMNATHQGLSKQYSVSCTELDFLAERAGFIEGVAGSRMMGGGFGGCTINIVRKEAVENFTNKIQQSFNQLFKVVPHVYVTQIEDGAKAI; encoded by the coding sequence ATGATTGCAGACCAATTACGCCGGCAATTCCAGGAAAAATACAATAAGCATCCGTTGATCATTGCCGCTCCCGGACGTGTAAACCTGATAGGAGAGCATACGGATTATAATGAAGGCTTTGTGTTACCCGGAGCAGTTGATAAAAAGATGTATGTAGCCATGGCGGAAAACAATTCCGATACGGTAAATGTCTATGCCAGCCAGTTTAATGAAACCTACTCTTTTCCGCTGCAAGGCATCCAACCGGTTGATGGGTGGATGAATTACCTGCTGGGTGTTACCTTTCATATCCAGGACCGAGGCAAAACCCTACGGGGTGTAGATGTGATCATTGATGGTGATGTGCCGGTGGGCGCAGGTATGAGTTCTTCTGCTGCTCTTACTTCTGCTTATGGATTTGCCCTGAATGAAATATTTGGGCTGGGCTTTAGCCGGATGGACCTGGCCTTTATTGGCCAGAAAACAGAACACACTTTTGTAGGTGTGATGTGCGGCATCATGGACCAGTTTGCCAGCTTGCATGGTAAAAAGGGACATGTGATGAAGCTGGACTGCCGCAGCCTGGAGTATGAATACATCCCTTTTGACTTCCCGGATCATAATATCGTGCTGGTAAATAGTATGGTAAGTCATTCACTGGCTGGTTCTGAATACAATGTGCGCAGGCAGCAATGTGAAGAAGGGGTAGCCATCCTGAAAAAGCATTATCCCGGTATCAATTCCCTGCGTGATGTAAGTCTGGAAGTATTGGGCCTGCACCAGCATGAATTATCTCCCATTGTATATGACCGTTGCTGGTATGTGGTGAGTGAAAAAGAGCGACTGATGAAAGGTTGCGAGGCCCTGCAAAAAGGTGACCTGACCGTTTTTGGTCAAATGATGAATGCAACCCATCAGGGCCTGAGCAAGCAATACAGCGTGAGCTGTACTGAGCTTGACTTCCTGGCCGAGCGGGCCGGTTTTATTGAAGGTGTTGCCGGGTCACGTATGATGGGTGGCGGCTTTGGAGGCTGTACCATCAATATCGTAAGGAAAGAAGCGGTAGAGAATTTTACCAATAAGATACAGCAGTCCTTCAACCAGTTGTTCAAAGTAGTGCCGCATGTGTACGTAACGCAGATCGAGGATGGTGCGAAAGCGATATAG
- a CDS encoding VOC family protein: MKLNAGIITAKLAESKEFYQRVLHFGITFENDFYVLLHTPGQQTSFALLLPNHPSQQPIFQPAFEGKGMFLTIEVEDVDAEYKRIRDLGVNITVPIRDEPWGDRHFAFYDPNGVGIDIVKYSAPQ, encoded by the coding sequence ATGAAACTAAACGCAGGCATTATTACCGCCAAACTGGCCGAAAGCAAGGAATTTTATCAGCGCGTTCTTCACTTTGGGATCACTTTTGAAAACGACTTTTATGTGTTGCTGCATACACCCGGTCAGCAAACTTCCTTTGCCCTCCTGTTGCCCAACCACCCTTCCCAACAACCTATATTCCAGCCTGCTTTTGAAGGAAAAGGTATGTTCCTGACCATTGAAGTAGAAGATGTCGACGCGGAGTATAAGCGCATCAGGGACCTGGGGGTCAACATTACAGTGCCCATCCGCGATGAGCCCTGGGGAGATCGTCACTTTGCCTTCTACGATCCCAATGGAGTAGGCATTGATATCGTGAAATATTCAGCACCTCAATAA
- a CDS encoding GyrI-like domain-containing protein encodes MYVKTHPPVTVLYSQHQTTLPQLSQYIGTVVKDLCAEAVHHNALISGAPLWIYHGMDGKPDTVFTLTIAIPIQGQFQPSRFAIKQLPAFRAVTHTHEGAWDTLAETYQEVMHHIDAHKIPMTEECREVYLNIDFQQQQYNVTQVQMGVI; translated from the coding sequence ATGTATGTTAAAACACATCCCCCGGTAACGGTGCTCTACAGTCAGCACCAGACCACCCTCCCTCAATTGAGCCAATATATTGGTACGGTGGTGAAAGACCTGTGTGCTGAAGCCGTACACCACAATGCCCTGATCAGCGGCGCTCCCCTCTGGATATACCATGGCATGGATGGAAAACCCGACACTGTTTTCACCCTCACCATTGCCATCCCCATACAGGGTCAATTTCAGCCTTCCCGTTTCGCTATCAAACAGTTACCAGCTTTCAGGGCTGTTACCCATACCCACGAAGGCGCCTGGGACACCCTTGCTGAAACCTACCAGGAAGTGATGCACCATATCGACGCCCATAAAATACCCATGACGGAAGAATGCAGGGAAGTGTACCTCAATATCGATTTTCAGCAACAACAATACAATGTGACCCAGGTACAAATGGGCGTTATTTAA
- a CDS encoding helix-turn-helix transcriptional regulator — MNRIDRLHAILTHLQSKKRVTAQEIADRFNMSLRTVYRDIKALDESGVPVIGEAGSGYTIMEGYRLPPVMFTQEEAAALLLGGKLAAHMTDASVKKHFETALFKIKAVLRTTDKEQMDMLSDHIEVIRSRIPEEEAPSQHLSALQKAIADKRSIFILYHSNYNEEVSERVIEPIGLCHYGANWHLIGWCRLRNGYRDFRVSRIKRLQLKDEQFDLSVHPSLQDYIKTMASSHALHEVVLRFDKDVVKYMQNQKYWYGFVREEEEKDFIRMYFVTGSLEGLARWLLMFTNAVRVEFPDTLHTMMKAYCAEMKDHYQ; from the coding sequence TTGAACCGCATCGACCGACTGCACGCCATCCTTACGCACCTGCAAAGCAAGAAGCGGGTTACGGCCCAGGAAATTGCCGACCGCTTCAACATGAGCCTGCGCACGGTATACCGCGACATCAAGGCTTTGGACGAAAGCGGGGTACCGGTTATTGGTGAAGCCGGCAGCGGCTATACCATTATGGAAGGCTATCGCCTGCCCCCGGTCATGTTCACCCAGGAAGAAGCCGCTGCTTTATTGCTCGGAGGTAAACTGGCCGCACATATGACGGACGCTTCAGTGAAGAAACATTTTGAAACAGCGCTCTTCAAGATCAAAGCTGTTTTGCGTACTACCGATAAAGAGCAGATGGACATGCTGAGTGATCATATCGAGGTCATTCGCTCCCGGATACCCGAAGAAGAAGCTCCCAGCCAGCACCTCAGCGCCCTGCAAAAAGCCATTGCCGACAAACGCTCCATCTTTATCTTATACCATTCCAATTATAATGAAGAGGTAAGTGAAAGGGTCATTGAGCCCATTGGCCTTTGCCATTACGGCGCCAACTGGCACCTCATTGGCTGGTGCCGCCTGCGCAATGGTTACCGCGATTTCAGGGTAAGCCGTATTAAAAGGTTGCAGCTAAAAGATGAACAGTTCGACCTCTCCGTACACCCCTCCTTACAGGATTATATCAAAACGATGGCCAGCAGCCATGCGCTCCATGAAGTGGTGTTACGCTTTGATAAAGACGTCGTTAAATACATGCAGAACCAGAAATACTGGTATGGATTTGTACGGGAAGAAGAGGAGAAAGACTTCATCCGCATGTATTTTGTGACCGGCTCCCTGGAAGGCCTGGCCCGCTGGCTGCTCATGTTTACCAATGCTGTAAGAGTTGAGTTTCCCGACACACTCCATACCATGATGAAGGCATACTGCGCAGAAATGAAGGACCATTATCAATAA
- the ispG gene encoding (E)-4-hydroxy-3-methylbut-2-enyl-diphosphate synthase: MQLYCESLTEYKRLPTREVKIGHLLLGNFNPIRVQTMTTTDTMDTIATVEQSIRCIEAGSELVRITAPSKKEAENLLVIKNELNKRGYHTPLVADIHFTPNAAEIAARIVEKVRVNPGNYVDKKKFEQIDYTDSEYAEEIDRIRERFTPLVKICKEYGTAMRIGTNHGSLSDRIMSRYGDTPTGMVESAMEFLRIARDEQYHQIILSMKASNPQVMVQAYRLLVQSMMTEFQECYPLHLGVTEAGDGEDGRIKSAIGIGTLLEDGIGDTIRVSLTEDPEFEIPVCKDLLKRYESRSRHESEAVGDRQSGVPPIEKITYNPFQYQRRETFAVDNIGGKQVPVVIADLSKLEAITPETLQSVGYGYDEATDKWNISDAAADYIFTGNKLVPFALPGTLKVITYPATWATATDKAKYLPIFSDSGFASAPLKSDHLNFVMVDCFNDETPINDYTFLDALANDPTVVICLSSTNQNAMQSVRRMMVELQSRKIKNPVVLITDSNWQTPDEHLIHFATETGALLLEGLGDGICLGYGGKAQMENIQVTGRTYLPIKDIYQFTNNTAFSILQATRTRISKTEYISCPSCGRTLFDLQETTAKIRSVTNHLKGVKIAIMGCIVNGPGEMADADFGYVGSGPGKITLYKGKEVVKRNVDSNIAVEELVNLLKDNEAWVEPGSITQN; encoded by the coding sequence ATGCAGCTTTACTGCGAATCTCTGACAGAATACAAACGCCTCCCTACCCGTGAAGTAAAGATCGGCCATTTGCTGCTGGGCAATTTTAATCCCATCCGTGTACAAACGATGACTACTACGGATACCATGGATACCATTGCCACCGTGGAACAATCCATCCGTTGTATTGAGGCCGGATCGGAACTGGTACGGATCACTGCCCCCAGTAAAAAAGAAGCGGAAAACCTGCTCGTTATAAAAAACGAACTGAACAAAAGAGGTTATCATACGCCACTGGTGGCGGATATTCACTTTACCCCCAATGCCGCCGAGATCGCTGCCCGCATTGTAGAAAAGGTGCGTGTGAATCCCGGCAACTATGTAGACAAGAAAAAGTTTGAGCAGATCGATTATACGGATTCGGAATATGCAGAGGAAATAGACCGCATCCGCGAAAGATTCACCCCCCTGGTAAAGATCTGTAAGGAATACGGTACCGCCATGCGTATTGGCACCAACCACGGCTCCCTCAGCGACCGCATCATGAGCCGCTATGGTGATACACCCACGGGCATGGTTGAAAGCGCTATGGAATTCCTGCGCATTGCACGCGATGAGCAATACCACCAGATCATCCTGAGTATGAAGGCCAGCAATCCCCAGGTAATGGTGCAAGCCTACCGCTTGCTGGTACAAAGCATGATGACTGAATTTCAGGAGTGTTATCCGCTGCACCTGGGCGTTACAGAAGCCGGCGACGGGGAAGATGGACGTATCAAATCGGCTATTGGCATCGGTACGTTGCTGGAAGATGGCATAGGCGACACGATTCGCGTATCCCTCACGGAAGATCCTGAGTTTGAAATACCGGTTTGTAAAGACCTGCTCAAGAGATATGAAAGTCGGTCCCGACATGAGTCGGAAGCAGTCGGCGATCGGCAGTCAGGCGTTCCGCCAATAGAGAAAATCACGTATAATCCTTTTCAATACCAGCGCAGGGAAACTTTCGCAGTAGATAATATTGGTGGCAAGCAGGTACCGGTGGTTATTGCCGACCTGAGCAAACTGGAAGCCATCACGCCTGAAACGCTGCAAAGTGTGGGCTATGGTTATGATGAGGCTACCGACAAATGGAATATCAGCGATGCAGCCGCTGATTATATTTTCACCGGCAACAAACTCGTTCCTTTTGCTTTACCCGGTACGCTGAAAGTAATTACCTACCCGGCCACCTGGGCCACGGCTACGGATAAAGCCAAATACCTGCCCATCTTTAGCGACAGTGGTTTTGCCAGCGCTCCGCTTAAAAGCGATCACCTCAACTTTGTAATGGTAGATTGTTTCAATGATGAAACACCCATCAACGATTATACTTTCCTCGATGCATTGGCCAATGATCCTACGGTGGTCATCTGCCTCAGCAGTACGAACCAAAATGCCATGCAATCCGTGCGCCGCATGATGGTGGAACTGCAAAGCCGGAAGATCAAGAACCCTGTAGTATTGATCACAGACAGCAACTGGCAAACACCCGACGAACACCTGATCCACTTTGCTACAGAAACCGGCGCCTTATTGCTGGAAGGATTGGGAGATGGTATTTGCCTGGGTTATGGTGGCAAGGCACAGATGGAAAACATCCAGGTTACGGGAAGGACTTATCTACCGATCAAAGACATTTACCAGTTTACCAATAATACGGCCTTTTCCATTTTACAGGCTACGCGTACAAGGATATCCAAAACAGAATATATCTCCTGCCCTTCCTGTGGCCGTACTTTATTTGACCTGCAGGAAACCACGGCTAAGATCCGCTCGGTTACCAATCACCTCAAGGGCGTGAAGATCGCCATCATGGGATGCATTGTGAACGGCCCGGGTGAAATGGCGGATGCCGACTTTGGTTATGTAGGCAGTGGTCCCGGTAAGATCACCCTCTACAAAGGAAAAGAAGTGGTGAAGCGGAATGTAGACAGTAATATTGCGGTAGAGGAACTGGTAAACCTGTTGAAAGACAATGAAGCCTGGGTGGAACCGGGGAGCATAACACAAAACTAA
- a CDS encoding tetratricopeptide repeat protein, with amino-acid sequence MKKHLLILACLGAVAFSVQAQTENKTIRTANKLYKEGKYDKALPEYEKAVAQNPNNPVTHYNLGNAQFRKEDFPGSEKNFEDAATTATTNELKQRSLYNKGVSLSKQKKLQESIDAYKKSLRLNPQDEDTRYNLEKALAELKKQNEAKDKKDQEQKDQKDQKKQQKQQPKPQPKQNLDKKKIEQFLKSLEQKEQEVQRKMQQNKTRAASQQEKDW; translated from the coding sequence ATGAAAAAGCACTTACTCATATTAGCATGTTTGGGAGCGGTTGCTTTTTCAGTACAGGCACAGACTGAAAATAAGACCATCCGCACGGCCAATAAACTATACAAAGAAGGCAAATATGACAAGGCTTTGCCTGAATACGAAAAGGCTGTAGCACAAAACCCTAATAATCCGGTTACCCATTATAACCTGGGCAATGCCCAATTCCGCAAGGAAGACTTTCCCGGATCGGAAAAGAACTTTGAAGATGCGGCCACCACAGCCACTACCAATGAACTCAAACAAAGATCGTTGTACAATAAAGGGGTGTCTTTATCCAAACAAAAGAAGCTGCAGGAAAGCATTGATGCCTATAAAAAGTCCCTTCGGTTAAATCCGCAGGACGAGGATACGCGGTACAACCTGGAAAAGGCGCTGGCGGAGCTGAAAAAGCAGAATGAGGCGAAAGACAAGAAGGACCAGGAACAGAAGGATCAAAAGGACCAGAAGAAGCAGCAAAAGCAACAACCTAAGCCGCAGCCCAAACAAAATCTGGACAAGAAAAAGATAGAGCAATTCCTCAAATCGCTGGAACAGAAGGAACAGGAAGTACAGCGTAAAATGCAGCAAAACAAAACCCGCGCTGCCAGTCAGCAGGAGAAGGACTGGTAA
- a CDS encoding VWA domain-containing protein: MDFRFQHIEYLIGLAAIPLVIALFWWVLRWKKKTTQKIGDEKLVQQLTSSYSPKNFLFKFLFLAVALAAIIAGAANLQKPGAMEQVQRKGVDIVIAMDVSKSMLADDIKPNRLERARQMVYKLMDQLPDDRIALVLFAGRAYMQMPLTTDHSAARMFVQQAGPDVVPAQGTVLTEALRMSNTAFNSKERKFKSIILISDGEDHDPGAVPLAQQLAQDGVMINAVGVGSPEGSPILDPVTNDYKKDQAGNTVISKLNEPELQQLAAATKGVYIRLADTEAAVDAMKKQLGTIEQTSLDDSAFKNFKHYFPWFLGGALLLLVLEFFYPERKRTIL; this comes from the coding sequence TTGGACTTCCGTTTTCAACATATAGAATACCTCATCGGACTGGCAGCTATCCCGCTGGTCATTGCCCTGTTTTGGTGGGTGCTTCGATGGAAGAAAAAAACAACCCAAAAGATCGGTGATGAAAAACTGGTACAGCAACTGACCAGCAGTTATTCTCCTAAAAACTTCTTGTTTAAATTTCTGTTCCTGGCAGTCGCCCTGGCAGCCATTATTGCCGGTGCGGCCAACCTGCAAAAACCAGGTGCTATGGAACAGGTGCAACGCAAAGGAGTGGACATTGTGATCGCTATGGATGTGAGTAAGAGCATGCTGGCCGATGATATCAAACCCAACCGGCTTGAAAGGGCCCGGCAGATGGTGTACAAACTCATGGACCAATTGCCCGACGATCGCATTGCCCTGGTATTGTTTGCCGGCAGGGCTTATATGCAAATGCCACTAACTACCGACCATAGTGCTGCCCGTATGTTTGTACAGCAGGCTGGTCCGGATGTAGTGCCTGCCCAGGGAACAGTACTCACAGAAGCCTTGCGCATGAGCAATACGGCCTTCAACAGTAAAGAAAGAAAGTTTAAATCCATAATACTTATTAGCGATGGAGAAGATCATGATCCCGGTGCAGTGCCATTAGCACAGCAGCTGGCGCAGGATGGGGTGATGATCAATGCCGTGGGCGTTGGCTCACCAGAAGGATCGCCCATCCTCGATCCGGTGACCAATGACTATAAGAAAGACCAGGCCGGCAATACCGTGATCTCGAAATTGAATGAACCAGAGTTGCAGCAACTGGCTGCCGCTACCAAAGGTGTATACATCAGGCTGGCCGATACGGAAGCTGCCGTAGACGCTATGAAAAAGCAGTTGGGCACCATCGAGCAAACCTCTTTGGACGACAGTGCCTTTAAGAATTTCAAACATTATTTTCCCTGGTTCCTGGGCGGCGCATTGCTGCTGCTGGTATTGGAATTCTTTTATCCTGAACGCAAGCGTACAATCCTATGA
- a CDS encoding class D beta-lactamase: protein MSRWIICCLLPIVIFSCSPNNVTVDNNLKKFFDENKVTGTFGLFDNGLGHFTVYNLPRFSDSTYLPASTFKIVNSLIGLETGAALDSSTVIAWDGKDRGRTECNRDMSMQDAFRISCPPWYQELARRIGKPAMQKWLDTLGYARRYGKFIIGNNLDTFWLDNSAKVTADEELGIVKKLYFDQLPFQKRSQRIVRDMMLWEKDANYTLSYKTGWGFTEKGHALGWIVGWIEENNHPYFFALQLESPDHNYDMKSARIKILKDILKLYGFMEGKK from the coding sequence ATGAGCCGTTGGATAATCTGCTGCCTGCTGCCGATCGTTATTTTTTCCTGTTCGCCCAATAATGTTACGGTAGACAATAACCTGAAGAAGTTTTTTGATGAGAATAAAGTGACGGGCACTTTCGGTTTGTTTGACAACGGCCTGGGCCATTTCACGGTATATAATTTACCCCGGTTTTCAGACAGCACTTATTTACCCGCCTCTACTTTCAAGATCGTCAATTCACTGATTGGCCTGGAAACAGGCGCAGCGTTGGACAGCAGCACGGTGATTGCCTGGGATGGCAAGGACCGGGGTCGTACGGAATGCAACCGGGATATGAGCATGCAGGATGCTTTTCGGATTTCCTGCCCGCCATGGTACCAGGAACTGGCACGCCGCATTGGCAAACCGGCCATGCAAAAATGGTTGGATACCCTGGGTTATGCCCGCCGCTATGGCAAGTTTATCATTGGCAATAACCTTGATACTTTCTGGCTCGACAATTCGGCGAAAGTAACCGCGGATGAAGAGCTGGGTATTGTGAAGAAACTCTATTTTGATCAGTTGCCTTTTCAAAAGCGTTCCCAACGTATTGTACGGGATATGATGCTGTGGGAAAAAGATGCCAATTATACCCTGAGCTATAAAACCGGTTGGGGATTTACAGAAAAGGGTCATGCACTTGGCTGGATAGTAGGCTGGATAGAGGAAAATAACCACCCTTATTTCTTTGCCTTGCAGCTAGAGTCGCCCGACCACAACTATGATATGAAGTCCGCCCGTATTAAAATATTGAAAGATATATTGAAGCTGTACGGGTTTATGGAAGGGAAGAAGTAA